The Candidatus Bipolaricaulota bacterium genome contains the following window.
TAGAACTCTCAAGGCATTTTATCTCCACTCTATTGTTCCTTGCGGTGATTGCCTTTTTCTCTGAAGTGTATGAGATTGAGATTACATATAAAAGAAGTATATCGGCATCCATCGCTATCTATTTAGCCGCGGTCTACCTTGGCGGAGCGTCGCTTGCGATTCCAGCAGTCCTGCTTGGCACTCTCATCGCTGAAATTATACTAAGGTGGGAGTTTATCAAAAAGGGTGTTTCTTCGTTTCTCTATCGAGTTGGATTTAATGTTAGTCAAACGTTACTTTCCGCAACCATCGCAGCGGTAGTCTTTGAAGTAAGTGGAGGCCATGCTCCACCATATGCCACACCCGTTGAATTCGGCCCACCCGTCGCCGCTTTTTTTACTTATATCCTAGTTAATACTGCACTCGTATCCGGGATCATCCACCTCACTGAAAAGGTGAGTTTTCTGTATCACTTGAAGTTCAATCTACAACACTTATCCATTCAGTTCCTGTCTCTAGGAGTGCTCTCGATCCTGCTTGCGATCGTGTACCAGATCCAACCGTGGTACATCCTGCTCGTTCTTGTCCCACTGGTCCTGGTTCATGTTTCACTCCGGGGTTACATGCGCTTGCGCCATCAAGCGCAAAAGACGTTCGAGAAGGTCGCGCAGAGCCTGGGAGAGCGCGATCCTTACACCGGCAAGCATTCGGAAGATGTGGCGGTCATCGCGCGAAAAATCGGTCGGGAGCTCG
Protein-coding sequences here:
- a CDS encoding HD domain-containing protein — encoded protein: MSLKLSAKIYLWAVFILAAICTVIYLPRIELSRHFISTLLFLAVIAFFSEVYEIEITYKRSISASIAIYLAAVYLGGASLAIPAVLLGTLIAEIILRWEFIKKGVSSFLYRVGFNVSQTLLSATIAAVVFEVSGGHAPPYATPVEFGPPVAAFFTYILVNTALVSGIIHLTEKVSFLYHLKFNLQHLSIQFLSLGVLSILLAIVYQIQPWYILLVLVPLVLVHVSLRGYMRLRHQAQKTFEKVAQSLGERDPYTGKHSEDVAVIARKIGRELGLAEDEVEQIEAAARVHDIGKISIPDSVLLKPGKLTDEEWEAIKQHPVIGADLLSGLEIYEGSIDIIRHHHEHWDGSGYPDGLKGEQIPLGARIVAVADVYNALTTDRPYRKAYSKAEALEIIRDMSGKELDPQLVEIFLRVI